The Paenibacillus polymyxa M1 DNA segment TCATGAGCAAATCATCCGATCCGGCCATGCAGCATGATTTGAGATCACTTTGGCAGGAGTATCTGGATCGGCTTGCTCCAGAAGTCCCGATGGTTCAGCATACTGAGGGATGGGCAGCTGCGCTGGAATATTTGACAGCCAAAATGCATCATCATTCAGTCACCTATCAGGAAGTAGCCGACCGCTATGGTATTTCCGTATCGACCGTAAGCCGCTACGCACGTCAAATTGACAGCGTGTGTGGTATCAAACAGAAGCTGAAGCAGCCGCTCTCCACGTTTAAAAAGCAGGTCTGAGACCTGCTCCAAACATCACTTAAAGGAGGCAACAAACGTATGTATAAATCCATAATTATTGGTACAGGTCCTGCAGGCTACACAGCCGCTATTTATTTGGCACGCGCCAACATGAATCCGCTGATCATTGAAGGAATGCAGCCCGGTGGGCAGCTTACCACAACGACTGAAATTGAAAATTTCCCGGGTTTTGAGCAAGGTATCCTCGGACCTGAGCTGATGGATAACATGCGCAAGCAGGCCGAACGTTTTGGCGCTGAGTTTACTTCCGGTTGGGTAGAGGAAGTCGATTTCAGCAAGCGCCCTTTTAAAGTGAAGGTAGAGGGTAAAGGTATCATTGAGGCGGAGTCGGTTATTATTGCTACAGGTGCGTCCGCCAAATACCTCGGCATTCCAGGTGAGCAGGACAATGTAGGTCGCGGAGTTAGCACATGCGCAACTTGCGACGGCTTCTTTTTCCGTGGGAAAAAGATTATCGTGGTCGGCGGTGGCGATTCAGCCATGGAGGAAGCGAGCTTCTTGACCCGTTTTGCTTCCAGTGTAACCTTGGTCCATCGTCGTGACGAATTGCGGGCATCTAAAATTATGCAAGACCGCGCACGCGAAAATGAAAAAGTACATTGGGCATTAAACCGGACTCCTCTGGAAGTTGTGACGGGAGAAACTGGCTTAAAGGGCCTGAAAGTACACAATAATGAGACCAACCAGGATGAGCTAATAGAGGCAGATGGCGTGTTCGTGGCGATTGGGCATACACCGAATACAGGCTTTCTGAACGGACAGATCCATACCGATGAACACGGCTATATCGAAGTGAAGCCAGGCACGACGGAAACGAATATCCCGGGTGTTTTTGCCTGTGGGGACGTTCAGGATAACCGTTATCGACAAGCCATTACGGCTGCGGGAACGGGCTGTATGGCGGCTATGGATTGCGAGAAGTATCTTGAAGGCAGCGCTGTCCACGACTGGAGCGAAACACTGGATCAATAAAGGGTGTCTATAATACACAAAGTGGCTAATGTGAGGGGCTAAGGGCCCTCTGTTAAGTCCCGTTGTTTGTTCAGGAAGAGAAAGCCTGGTGCATTTGCACAGGCTTTCTCCTTTTTATGATTATAGAATTGTTCAGCGGAGCTGAACAATTCTATAATCGCAAGGAAAATTTCCGTTAAGCGTGGTCTGGCTTCCTTGAAAGTACGTCAATAGACGTTTTTCTTATGGAGGCATGAGGTTAAAAGTTCAGCTAATCGTACATTTTTCAACAGGCAAGTGTCCTTGACCGTAACGGGGGCTTCAATTATAGTTGGAACGTAGGATTACTATTATGAGGCAGGAATTTTAAGCTATATTTCATACCAGATTTTTAAGTAAACATAAAAGGTGGCTTGGAACATGTCTGAAAGTATCTATGTAGGTGTCGA contains these protein-coding regions:
- the trxB gene encoding thioredoxin-disulfide reductase, translating into MYKSIIIGTGPAGYTAAIYLARANMNPLIIEGMQPGGQLTTTTEIENFPGFEQGILGPELMDNMRKQAERFGAEFTSGWVEEVDFSKRPFKVKVEGKGIIEAESVIIATGASAKYLGIPGEQDNVGRGVSTCATCDGFFFRGKKIIVVGGGDSAMEEASFLTRFASSVTLVHRRDELRASKIMQDRARENEKVHWALNRTPLEVVTGETGLKGLKVHNNETNQDELIEADGVFVAIGHTPNTGFLNGQIHTDEHGYIEVKPGTTETNIPGVFACGDVQDNRYRQAITAAGTGCMAAMDCEKYLEGSAVHDWSETLDQ